In a single window of the Prochlorococcus marinus str. AS9601 genome:
- a CDS encoding DUF4335 domain-containing protein encodes MMQNKLSFHQSSVSLEIIGLPDYSNNENKDQISIISQWKLTIVDKPLIEGKIEHLGPIMDAFYIYSNLLIKNEIPIYESQLIDIKADNLNIHNIVLKSSKANVKPLVLKIGNSLLSDTINCFDQLNESPKVKIKKTDITTNIPRKLRFGLNKKVKFYNFFIPPFIAICSLILFSSSFIYFYSPFENIEEKELINPE; translated from the coding sequence ATGATGCAAAATAAATTGTCATTTCATCAATCTTCAGTAAGTCTCGAAATAATCGGATTGCCAGATTATTCTAATAATGAAAATAAAGATCAAATATCTATAATTTCTCAATGGAAATTAACCATAGTTGATAAACCACTTATAGAAGGCAAAATTGAACATTTAGGGCCTATTATGGATGCTTTTTATATTTATTCAAATCTTTTAATCAAAAATGAAATCCCAATTTATGAGTCTCAATTAATAGATATAAAAGCCGATAATCTAAACATACATAATATTGTTCTCAAGAGCTCTAAAGCAAATGTAAAGCCTTTAGTTCTAAAGATTGGTAATTCATTGCTTTCAGACACCATAAATTGTTTTGATCAGTTAAATGAATCTCCTAAAGTAAAAATTAAAAAAACTGATATTACTACTAACATTCCCAGAAAATTAAGATTTGGGTTAAATAAAAAAGTTAAATTTTACAATTTCTTTATTCCACCTTTTATTGCAATTTGCTCTTTAATTCTATTTTCTTCTTCTTTTATTTATTTTTATAGTCCTTTTGAAAATATTGAAGAAAAAGAACTAATAAACCCTGAATAA
- a CDS encoding DUF3038 domain-containing protein: MKDLTKGKQVSRQSIEKLDLLLLILETIDLNGIQSLYAISNKLDLNDVLPNKITIWKLRNNNPLRKSYVNNNIKVNEFDALIKITVEMSKYLYPYIREILKSKEDIKKNSIIWNDFNKRFIELIKERFNVDSIRVKKLLNQDENDETIIKFLLILSFCISNQGYQKLKNFLYDF; the protein is encoded by the coding sequence ATTAAAGATTTAACTAAGGGAAAACAGGTATCAAGACAATCTATAGAGAAGCTTGATTTATTATTATTAATCCTAGAAACTATTGATTTAAATGGTATTCAATCTCTTTACGCTATATCAAATAAACTTGATTTAAATGATGTTTTGCCAAATAAAATTACTATTTGGAAATTAAGGAATAATAATCCATTGAGAAAATCTTATGTTAACAACAATATTAAAGTAAACGAATTCGATGCCTTAATTAAAATCACTGTTGAAATGTCTAAATATTTATATCCTTATATCAGAGAGATACTAAAATCTAAAGAAGATATTAAAAAGAATTCAATTATTTGGAATGATTTTAATAAGAGATTTATTGAGTTGATTAAAGAGAGATTTAATGTAGATAGTATTAGAGTGAAAAAGCTTTTAAATCAAGATGAAAATGATGAGACTATAATAAAATTTTTGCTTATTTTATCTTTTTGTATTTCAAATCAGGGTTATCAAAAGTTGAAGAATTTTTTATACGATTTTTAA
- a CDS encoding DUF2949 domain-containing protein, whose translation MNNYVSREMINYLFNVLGLDESTIELGIKLSIKNNTPLPILLWSYGMLTIEELDKLYSFLFQKMD comes from the coding sequence ATGAATAATTATGTATCTAGAGAAATGATAAATTATTTATTTAATGTATTAGGTTTAGATGAATCTACTATTGAACTTGGTATTAAATTATCTATAAAAAATAACACTCCATTACCAATATTATTATGGAGTTATGGAATGCTAACTATTGAAGAACTAGATAAGTTATATTCATTTTTATTTCAAAAAATGGATTAA
- a CDS encoding FAD-dependent monooxygenase — translation MKNKFNFKIVGTGPTGLLLSIALSKFDCNIFLTDLLTKDRLIDKDKTYAITHSTRKILSKFRLWEKLEPFLFGFDTLSISDSVTSAFTNLSTSDLDDDISSAENIGWVVKHSDLMKVFFQEIDNYENIFFTTPQRLLRKKILFDYQFFSTGANSLDKKVIDFIDIKKSYSQSCLTFKVSLRGHCEKRAYEIFRKEGPLALLPLEKNLYQVIWTSSTLKAIERLNSDKNFLMDNLSTILPDEFKLDQIIGEFNIFPVSLSLNLPVLNFKKLVFVGDAFHTFHPVGGQGLNTCWRDVNTIYDLFNKNTAITKLQLILFKFKYFSSRILDIIVTIFITDSLITIFANSNVFLFPIRKFSFLLLNKFLFTRKLVLNQMTKSLIYASIK, via the coding sequence ATGAAAAATAAGTTCAATTTTAAAATTGTTGGAACAGGTCCTACAGGTTTATTACTTTCAATTGCACTTTCAAAATTTGATTGCAATATTTTTTTAACTGATTTATTAACAAAAGATAGATTAATTGATAAAGATAAAACTTATGCAATTACTCACTCAACGAGAAAAATCTTATCTAAATTCAGACTTTGGGAAAAATTAGAACCATTTTTATTTGGGTTTGATACTCTTTCAATTTCAGATAGCGTAACTTCTGCTTTTACCAATTTATCAACTTCTGACTTGGATGATGATATAAGTTCTGCTGAAAATATTGGCTGGGTAGTTAAACATTCGGATCTCATGAAAGTATTTTTTCAAGAGATTGATAATTATGAAAATATTTTTTTTACGACACCACAGAGATTGTTACGTAAAAAAATATTATTTGATTATCAATTCTTTTCTACAGGAGCAAACTCACTTGATAAAAAAGTCATAGATTTTATTGATATAAAAAAATCTTATAGTCAGTCTTGTTTAACTTTTAAAGTTTCTCTTAGAGGTCATTGTGAAAAACGTGCTTATGAAATTTTTAGAAAAGAAGGCCCACTTGCATTATTACCTTTAGAAAAAAACTTATATCAAGTAATTTGGACTTCCAGTACATTAAAGGCAATTGAAAGGTTGAATTCTGACAAGAATTTTTTAATGGATAATTTATCAACAATCTTGCCTGATGAATTTAAGTTGGATCAAATAATTGGCGAATTTAATATTTTTCCTGTTTCATTATCCTTGAATTTACCAGTTTTAAATTTTAAAAAATTAGTTTTTGTAGGAGATGCATTTCATACATTTCATCCTGTTGGTGGTCAGGGTCTAAATACTTGTTGGAGAGATGTTAATACTATTTATGATCTTTTCAATAAAAATACTGCTATTACTAAATTGCAATTGATATTATTTAAATTTAAGTATTTTTCAAGCAGAATTTTAGATATTATCGTCACTATTTTTATAACTGACTCATTGATAACAATTTTTGCTAATAGTAACGTTTTTTTATTTCCAATAAGGAAATTTTCATTTTTACTTTTAAATAAATTTCTTTTTACAAGAAAATTAGTCCTAAATCAAATGACTAAATCTCTAATCTATGCAAGTATTAAATAA
- the dapB gene encoding 4-hydroxy-tetrahydrodipicolinate reductase — MIKNSTKPIPVLVSGALGRMGSEVVNTVLNSTDCELVAAIDINEKNNGSNISELLKVKNCDVFVSNDFEGTLCSVSQDFRNEKIKPVLVDFTHPDSVYENTRSAIAYGVSPVVGTTGLSPSQIQDLSVFAQKASVGCAIIPNFSVGMVLLQQAASVAARFYDNIELIEMHHNQKADSPSGTCIKTAEMIEEYPKKFNQNLVKESESLKGVRGGLRDSGINIHSVRLPGLLAHQLVIMGSPGETYTIKHDTIDRKAYMPGVLQAIKKIGNYETLIYGLEKLIF; from the coding sequence ATGATTAAAAATTCTACAAAACCCATACCAGTACTAGTTTCCGGAGCTTTAGGCAGAATGGGTAGCGAAGTTGTTAATACTGTATTAAATTCTACAGATTGTGAACTTGTCGCGGCAATTGACATAAACGAAAAAAACAATGGCTCAAATATTTCTGAATTATTGAAAGTAAAAAATTGTGATGTTTTTGTTTCAAATGATTTTGAAGGGACTTTATGTTCCGTTAGTCAAGATTTTAGAAATGAAAAAATCAAACCTGTGCTAGTTGATTTTACTCATCCTGATTCTGTATATGAAAATACCAGATCAGCTATTGCGTATGGGGTATCACCAGTAGTAGGAACTACAGGTCTAAGCCCTTCGCAAATACAAGATTTGTCTGTTTTTGCTCAGAAAGCATCGGTTGGTTGTGCAATAATTCCTAATTTTTCAGTAGGTATGGTTCTTCTTCAGCAGGCGGCATCAGTAGCTGCGAGGTTTTATGACAATATTGAATTGATAGAGATGCATCATAATCAAAAAGCTGATTCCCCTAGTGGTACGTGTATAAAAACTGCAGAAATGATTGAAGAATATCCAAAGAAATTTAATCAGAATTTAGTAAAAGAGTCTGAGTCATTGAAAGGTGTACGGGGTGGGCTCAGAGATTCAGGAATTAATATACATTCTGTACGATTACCAGGATTATTAGCTCATCAGTTAGTAATTATGGGATCTCCAGGTGAAACTTACACAATTAAACATGACACTATTGATAGAAAGGCATATATGCCAGGGGTTTTACAGGCTATTAAAAAAATTGGTAATTATGAAACTCTAATTTACGGACTTGAAAAATTGATTTTTTAA